One Natronoarchaeum mannanilyticum genomic window carries:
- a CDS encoding AIR synthase family protein has product MDDAGKIDREFFESRIEPRLGAARDDVAIGPTYGVDFGLIEIDDSVLAVATDPISILPDLGFERAGRFGIRIVLSDVAVSGLAPSHVAVSFALPPETTDEEFARFWGAVDEECRDLGVSIVTGHTARYDESRYPWVGSGTAFAVGDAEDVVRPDGARPGDDLLVTKGPGVETVGLLSSLFPERIDLPAETLAVAQERLDDVETVRDCAAAVDAGRVTAMHDATEGGLIGALHEVAGSAGVRIDVDADAVPVLPGVEAVSEALSMDHWRASTAGTLLIAVHPEDTDAVVAALEARGTPVGVAGKVTDGSGVVVDGERVAAPSGDAAWPVYERLLSE; this is encoded by the coding sequence ATGGACGACGCGGGAAAGATCGATCGGGAGTTCTTCGAGAGCCGCATCGAGCCGCGACTGGGCGCCGCGCGGGACGACGTGGCGATCGGCCCGACCTACGGCGTCGACTTCGGCCTCATAGAGATCGACGACAGCGTCCTCGCGGTCGCGACCGACCCGATCTCGATCCTGCCCGACCTGGGCTTCGAGCGGGCGGGCCGCTTCGGCATCCGGATCGTGCTCTCGGACGTCGCCGTCTCCGGGCTGGCGCCGTCCCACGTCGCCGTCTCCTTCGCCCTGCCGCCCGAGACGACCGACGAGGAGTTCGCGCGGTTCTGGGGCGCCGTCGACGAGGAGTGTCGTGACCTCGGCGTCAGCATCGTCACCGGGCACACCGCGCGCTACGACGAGAGCCGCTACCCCTGGGTCGGCAGCGGGACGGCGTTCGCGGTCGGCGACGCCGAGGACGTCGTCCGGCCGGATGGCGCGCGTCCGGGCGACGACCTGCTGGTGACGAAAGGCCCCGGCGTCGAGACCGTTGGTCTATTATCCTCGCTGTTCCCCGAGCGGATCGACCTGCCCGCCGAGACGCTGGCAGTTGCGCAAGAACGACTCGACGACGTCGAGACGGTGCGGGACTGCGCGGCGGCGGTCGACGCGGGTCGCGTGACGGCGATGCACGACGCGACCGAGGGCGGCCTGATCGGCGCGCTCCACGAGGTGGCGGGCAGCGCCGGCGTCCGCATCGACGTCGACGCCGACGCCGTGCCGGTGCTGCCCGGCGTCGAAGCCGTGAGCGAGGCGCTGTCGATGGATCACTGGCGCGCGAGCACGGCGGGAACGCTCCTGATCGCAGTCCACCCGGAAGACACCGACGCCGTCGTCGCGGCGCTCGAAGCCCGCGGGACGCCGGTCGGCGTCGCTGGCAAGGTAACGGACGGATCGGGCGTCGTCGTGGACGGTGAGCGGGTCGCGGCGCCGAGCGGCGACGCCGCCTGGCCGGTCTACGAGCGACTGCTCTCGGAATGA
- a CDS encoding elongation factor 1-beta codes for MGKVAASVKVMPQSPDVDLDDLQERLEQSLPEGAKINGVERDDVAFGLVALLPTVIVPDDAGGTEAVEESFANVDGVESVEVENVGRI; via the coding sequence ATGGGGAAGGTAGCCGCGTCCGTCAAGGTCATGCCGCAGAGCCCGGACGTCGACCTGGACGATCTCCAGGAGCGTCTCGAACAGTCCCTCCCCGAGGGCGCGAAGATCAACGGCGTCGAGCGCGACGACGTCGCCTTCGGGCTGGTCGCGCTGCTCCCGACCGTGATCGTTCCCGACGACGCCGGCGGCACCGAGGCCGTCGAGGAGTCGTTCGCGAACGTCGACGGCGTCGAGAGCGTCGAAGTCGAGAACGTCGGCCGCATCTAA
- a CDS encoding HVO_2753 family zinc finger protein, producing MSQSQQKRAQKCVSCGINIAGTSAASFKCPDCGTQIVRCAKCRKQSNLYKCPDCGFMGP from the coding sequence ATGAGTCAGTCCCAGCAGAAGCGAGCGCAAAAGTGCGTCTCGTGCGGGATCAACATCGCCGGCACGAGCGCCGCCTCGTTCAAGTGTCCCGACTGCGGAACGCAGATCGTCCGGTGTGCGAAGTGTCGCAAGCAGAGCAACCTCTACAAGTGCCCCGACTGCGGGTTCATGGGTCCCTAA
- a CDS encoding DNA-directed DNA polymerase, whose translation MTDSGTPEQMTFGDIGSGADDAEDGREAHAAAEARAVAGDGTGDGIETIDPTREGVDAQYGEPAETKTLAVMQVDYTIEGNGQSERPIMHVFGRDADDEPEHVKVIGFRPYFYAPTDSLERPPEDEYDVLTGSSETDEDGDPFESIRGEKLTKIFGRTPRDVGNVRDEFDHFEADILFPNRFLIDKDIESGIEVPLRRDEEGALVVVHDEVEAVESTARPRVNTFDIEVDDRHGFPEPEDAEQPIVCLTSHDSYDDEYVVWLYDAPVGGVDAPEALEGYDPMAEQADYEVRTFDSEEEMLRAFLDYVDKTDPDVLTGWNFEDFDAPYLVNRLENLGLSYDRLSRVNEVWAGGWGGPDIKGRVVFDLLYAYKRTQFTELESYRLDAVGEQELGVGKERYTGDIGDLWEQDPERLLEYNLRDVELCVELDRKQDIVAFWDEVRSFVGCKLEDAPTPGDAVDMYVLHKVHGEFALPSKGRHEGEDYEGGAVFDPITGVRENVTVLDLKSLYPMCMVTTNASPETKVDPEAYDGETYRAPNGTHFRKEPDGIIREMVDELLSEREEKKSLRNENDPDSQDYERFDRQQAAVKVIMNSLYGVLGWDRFRLYDKEMGAAVTATGRDVIEFTETAANDLGKEVIYGDTDSVMLELGDDVSKEDAIEQSFEIEEHINDAYDEFASSELNAEEHRFQIEFEKLYRRFFQAGTKKRYAGHIVWKEGKDVDDIDITGFEYQRSDIAPITKEVQLEVITRIVRGEDIEAVKDYVHEVIQRVQRGDVSLDEIGIPGGIGKKLDNYDTDTAQVRGAKYANMLLGTNFASGSKPKRLYLEKVHPEFFRRMENEEGFDPQTDPLYGEFKRDPDVICFEYEDQLPEAFEVDYEKMLDKTLQGPIERVLEALDISWEEVKSGQEQTGLGSFM comes from the coding sequence ATGACCGATTCGGGGACCCCGGAGCAGATGACGTTCGGCGACATCGGCTCGGGGGCCGACGACGCCGAGGACGGCCGGGAGGCCCACGCGGCCGCGGAGGCGCGCGCCGTCGCGGGCGACGGCACCGGCGACGGCATCGAGACGATCGACCCGACCCGCGAGGGCGTCGACGCGCAGTACGGCGAGCCCGCCGAGACCAAGACGCTCGCCGTGATGCAGGTCGATTACACGATCGAGGGCAACGGCCAGAGTGAACGTCCGATCATGCACGTGTTCGGTCGCGACGCGGACGACGAGCCCGAGCACGTGAAGGTGATCGGATTCAGGCCGTACTTCTACGCGCCAACCGACTCGCTGGAGCGCCCGCCCGAGGACGAGTACGACGTCCTGACGGGCTCGTCCGAGACAGACGAGGACGGCGACCCGTTCGAGAGCATCCGGGGCGAGAAGCTGACCAAGATCTTCGGCCGAACCCCGCGAGACGTCGGGAACGTCCGGGACGAGTTCGACCACTTCGAGGCCGACATCCTGTTTCCCAACCGCTTTCTCATCGACAAGGACATAGAGAGCGGGATCGAGGTGCCCCTGCGTCGCGACGAGGAGGGCGCGCTCGTCGTCGTCCACGACGAGGTCGAGGCCGTCGAGTCGACCGCACGCCCGCGCGTGAACACGTTCGACATCGAGGTCGACGACCGCCACGGGTTCCCCGAGCCCGAGGACGCCGAGCAGCCGATCGTCTGCCTGACGAGCCACGACTCCTACGACGACGAGTACGTCGTCTGGCTCTACGACGCGCCGGTCGGCGGCGTCGACGCGCCCGAAGCCCTGGAGGGGTACGATCCGATGGCCGAGCAGGCCGACTACGAGGTCCGGACGTTCGACTCCGAGGAGGAGATGCTCCGGGCGTTTCTGGATTACGTCGACAAGACCGATCCGGACGTGCTGACGGGCTGGAACTTCGAGGACTTCGACGCGCCGTACCTCGTGAACCGATTGGAGAACCTCGGCCTCTCCTACGACCGGCTCTCTCGCGTGAACGAGGTCTGGGCTGGCGGCTGGGGCGGCCCGGACATCAAGGGCCGGGTCGTGTTCGACCTGCTGTACGCCTACAAGCGCACGCAGTTCACCGAACTCGAGTCCTACCGCCTCGACGCCGTCGGCGAGCAGGAGCTCGGCGTCGGCAAGGAGCGCTACACCGGCGACATCGGCGACCTCTGGGAGCAGGACCCCGAGCGCCTGCTGGAGTACAACCTCCGGGACGTCGAGCTCTGCGTCGAACTCGACCGCAAGCAGGACATCGTCGCGTTCTGGGACGAGGTGCGATCGTTCGTCGGCTGCAAGCTCGAAGACGCGCCGACGCCGGGCGACGCGGTCGACATGTACGTGCTCCACAAGGTCCACGGCGAGTTCGCGCTCCCCTCGAAGGGCCGCCACGAGGGCGAGGACTACGAGGGCGGCGCCGTGTTCGACCCGATCACCGGCGTCCGCGAGAACGTCACCGTGCTCGACCTCAAGTCGCTGTACCCGATGTGCATGGTGACGACCAACGCCTCGCCCGAGACGAAGGTCGACCCCGAAGCGTACGACGGCGAGACGTACCGCGCGCCCAACGGGACTCACTTCCGGAAGGAGCCGGACGGCATCATCCGGGAGATGGTCGACGAACTCCTCAGCGAGCGCGAGGAGAAGAAGTCGCTCCGAAACGAGAACGACCCCGACAGCCAGGACTACGAGCGGTTCGACCGGCAGCAGGCGGCGGTGAAGGTCATCATGAACTCGCTGTACGGCGTCCTGGGCTGGGATCGGTTCCGCCTCTACGACAAGGAGATGGGCGCCGCGGTGACCGCGACAGGTCGGGACGTTATCGAGTTCACCGAGACCGCGGCGAACGATCTCGGCAAGGAAGTCATCTACGGCGACACGGACTCGGTCATGCTGGAGCTCGGCGACGACGTCTCGAAGGAAGACGCCATCGAGCAGTCCTTCGAGATCGAGGAGCACATCAACGACGCCTACGACGAATTCGCCAGCAGTGAACTCAACGCCGAGGAGCACCGCTTCCAGATCGAGTTCGAGAAGCTCTATCGGCGATTCTTCCAGGCGGGCACGAAAAAGCGCTACGCCGGCCACATCGTCTGGAAGGAGGGCAAGGACGTCGACGACATCGACATCACCGGATTCGAGTACCAGCGCTCGGACATCGCGCCGATCACCAAGGAGGTCCAGCTGGAGGTCATCACCCGGATCGTCCGCGGGGAGGACATCGAGGCGGTCAAAGACTACGTCCACGAGGTGATCCAGCGCGTCCAGCGCGGCGACGTCTCACTCGACGAGATCGGCATCCCCGGCGGCATCGGGAAGAAACTCGACAACTACGACACCGACACCGCGCAGGTCCGGGGCGCGAAGTACGCTAACATGCTGCTCGGGACCAACTTCGCCAGCGGCTCGAAGCCGAAGCGACTCTACCTCGAGAAGGTCCACCCCGAGTTCTTCCGGCGCATGGAGAACGAGGAGGGATTCGATCCCCAGACCGATCCCCTCTACGGCGAGTTCAAGCGCGATCCGGACGTGATATGCTTCGAGTACGAAGACCAGCTCCCCGAGGCGTTCGAGGTCGACTACGAGAAGATGCTCGACAAGACGCTGCAGGGCCCGATCGAGCGCGTCCTCGAAGCGCTCGACATCTCCTGGGAGGAGGTCAAGAGCGGCCAGGAGCAGACCGGGCTCGGTAGCTTCATGTGA
- a CDS encoding class I SAM-dependent methyltransferase gives MTGHDPYGRAIRDHHEGEREEPLLDVDGAETREHPIELFYFDEFDPAEDSDAKWIAEWLDGPLLDIGAGAGQHALYLQERFETVAIDVSEHLVAVMRDRGVADARVADMFSLRESFERDRFGSALANGTQLGLAGSMRGLSEFLGDLAHVTTPDGTAVVDAHDPIRDGVTDILGYRSDPTPGLAHRTYHFEYEDDVGPTLQFRLFSPDRLREAAVGTGWEVAEIRRGEDDADAYYRAALVKP, from the coding sequence ATGACGGGACACGACCCGTACGGTCGCGCGATCCGCGACCACCACGAGGGCGAGCGCGAGGAACCGCTGCTCGACGTCGACGGCGCCGAAACGCGCGAGCATCCGATCGAGTTGTTTTACTTCGACGAGTTCGACCCGGCCGAAGACTCCGACGCCAAGTGGATCGCCGAATGGCTCGACGGCCCGCTACTCGATATCGGCGCCGGCGCGGGCCAACACGCGCTGTACCTCCAGGAGCGGTTCGAGACCGTGGCGATCGACGTCAGCGAGCACCTGGTGGCAGTGATGCGCGACCGCGGCGTCGCGGACGCGCGCGTCGCCGACATGTTCTCGCTACGCGAGTCGTTCGAGCGTGATCGGTTCGGATCGGCGCTCGCGAACGGCACCCAACTCGGACTCGCGGGCTCGATGCGAGGGCTGAGCGAGTTTCTCGGCGACCTCGCGCACGTGACGACCCCGGACGGGACTGCAGTCGTCGACGCCCACGATCCAATCCGGGACGGCGTGACCGATATCCTCGGCTACCGCTCGGATCCGACGCCCGGCCTCGCCCACCGGACGTATCACTTCGAGTACGAGGACGACGTGGGACCGACGCTGCAGTTCCGCCTGTTCAGTCCCGACCGGCTGCGGGAAGCCGCTGTCGGGACGGGCTGGGAGGTCGCCGAGATTCGAAGGGGCGAGGACGACGCCGATGCGTACTACCGCGCGGCGCTCGTGAAGCCCTGA
- a CDS encoding tripartite tricarboxylate transporter permease gives MEAMGVRAVVDPQLTALALAWVAGGAALGTVTGLVPGIHANNVALVLASVAPGLPGLPLGVGVGILSAGVVHTFVNVVPALALGVPDAETAATTLPGHRMVLAGRGEEAIRLSALGSGLAVVAAVPLAVPLTRGMTAAYPTLSANIAIVLGAVLAGLIAAENGFRSRAGGALAQASSGALGVVALDADPAAPLEAGGMLAPLFAGLFGAPVLLEAIDGGGVPRQTGAAVRSSRLRVALTALAGAISGAVVGYLPGISAAIAAVAVLACVPGGEDDRAYVVATSGVDTANAIFALVALVALGRPRSGVIVAFEQTQAPLTLAVLVPCVLLAGVVGFLVTLYVGDRYLGLVGRLDQRRLSIGVLGLLGVLSVLFAGRIGLVAFVVAAAIGLVPARAGARRVHLMGVLLVPLLLSSA, from the coding sequence ATGGAGGCCATGGGCGTTCGGGCGGTCGTCGACCCGCAGCTGACAGCGCTGGCGCTGGCGTGGGTCGCCGGCGGCGCGGCGCTGGGCACCGTCACCGGACTGGTGCCCGGGATTCACGCGAACAACGTCGCGCTCGTGCTGGCGTCGGTCGCACCCGGACTTCCCGGCCTGCCGCTCGGCGTCGGCGTCGGCATCCTGTCGGCCGGCGTCGTCCACACGTTCGTCAACGTCGTCCCGGCGCTGGCGCTCGGCGTGCCCGACGCCGAGACCGCCGCGACGACGCTGCCGGGACACCGGATGGTGCTCGCCGGCCGGGGCGAGGAGGCGATTCGCCTCTCCGCGCTGGGTAGTGGCCTCGCCGTGGTCGCCGCGGTGCCGCTGGCAGTGCCGCTCACGCGAGGGATGACTGCGGCGTACCCGACGCTCTCCGCGAACATCGCGATCGTGCTGGGCGCCGTACTCGCCGGACTGATCGCCGCCGAAAACGGATTCCGATCCCGCGCGGGCGGCGCGCTCGCGCAGGCGTCCAGCGGCGCGCTGGGCGTCGTCGCGCTCGACGCCGATCCCGCCGCGCCGCTGGAGGCCGGCGGGATGCTCGCGCCGCTGTTCGCCGGACTGTTCGGCGCGCCGGTCCTCCTGGAGGCGATCGACGGCGGCGGCGTCCCGCGACAGACCGGCGCCGCCGTCCGATCCTCGCGCCTGCGCGTCGCGCTGACCGCGCTGGCGGGCGCGATCTCTGGCGCGGTCGTCGGCTACCTCCCCGGAATCTCGGCGGCGATCGCCGCGGTCGCGGTGTTGGCTTGCGTCCCCGGCGGCGAGGACGACCGCGCGTACGTCGTCGCGACCAGCGGCGTCGACACCGCGAACGCGATCTTCGCGCTCGTGGCGCTGGTCGCGCTCGGGCGACCGCGGTCGGGCGTGATCGTCGCGTTCGAGCAAACACAGGCGCCGCTGACGCTCGCGGTGTTGGTTCCGTGCGTTCTTCTGGCCGGCGTCGTCGGGTTCCTGGTCACCCTCTACGTCGGCGATCGGTATTTGGGGCTGGTCGGTCGGCTGGATCAGCGACGGCTGTCGATAGGAGTGCTGGGGCTGCTCGGCGTCCTCTCCGTGCTGTTCGCCGGGAGGATCGGCCTCGTCGCGTTCGTCGTCGCCGCGGCGATCGGGCTGGTACCGGCTCGCGCGGGCGCTCGACGCGTCCACCTGATGGGCGTGTTGCTCGTTCCCTTGCTCCTCTCGTCCGCGTGA
- a CDS encoding UPF0058 family protein, with product MKKQELIHLHGLLAEVSNNYEEYNDTELDFEPYDDLGVRPTSIHKSKTDHKAAVFALAKCITSDVDHEETETVAATAD from the coding sequence ATGAAGAAGCAGGAGCTCATCCACCTTCACGGTCTGCTCGCAGAGGTATCGAACAATTACGAGGAGTACAACGACACCGAGCTCGACTTCGAGCCCTACGACGATCTCGGCGTACGACCGACATCGATCCACAAGTCCAAGACCGACCACAAGGCGGCCGTTTTCGCGCTCGCGAAATGTATCACGAGCGACGTCGACCACGAGGAGACCGAAACCGTCGCCGCGACCGCCGACTGA
- a CDS encoding MaoC family dehydratase: MTGRYFEEFEVGERIAHEKRRTISESDNQRFCDMTMNQQPLHLDREFAAETQFGERVVNGLLTMSLAVGLTIPETTDGTIVANLSYDDVEHPAPVFHGDTIRAETEVLDKRETSDGERGVVTMNVEAFNQDDDLVCEFERTVLAKKRPD, from the coding sequence ATGACGGGTCGTTACTTCGAGGAGTTCGAGGTCGGCGAGCGGATCGCCCACGAGAAGCGCCGCACGATCTCCGAGAGCGACAACCAGCGCTTCTGCGACATGACGATGAACCAGCAGCCGCTGCACCTCGATCGGGAGTTCGCCGCCGAGACGCAGTTCGGCGAGCGCGTGGTCAACGGGCTACTCACGATGAGCCTCGCGGTCGGGCTGACGATCCCCGAGACGACCGACGGGACGATCGTCGCGAACCTGTCGTACGACGACGTCGAGCATCCCGCGCCGGTGTTCCACGGCGACACGATCCGCGCGGAGACCGAGGTTCTGGACAAGCGCGAGACCAGCGACGGCGAGCGCGGCGTCGTGACGATGAATGTCGAGGCGTTCAACCAGGACGACGATCTAGTCTGCGAGTTCGAGCGGACGGTGCTGGCGAAGAAGCGCCCGGACTGA
- a CDS encoding redoxin domain-containing protein, whose product MLSVGQKAPDFSLPGVEGRDPAMYDLHRFLDGVEATVLAFVPSAHAPVCEDDLRALGAAGWGGREDLLVWAITGDSIFANASAAEDLGLGFPVISDFHAGVADSYDVRLEDWHGHRDIPGRGFAVVSPDWTVRHAWQADPFATPSPPPLDAVAAALSDLGVDVDAPAVEYRAGV is encoded by the coding sequence ATGCTCTCCGTCGGACAGAAGGCGCCGGACTTCTCGCTGCCGGGCGTCGAGGGACGCGACCCCGCGATGTACGACCTCCACCGGTTCCTCGACGGCGTCGAGGCCACCGTGCTCGCGTTCGTCCCGTCGGCCCACGCGCCGGTGTGCGAGGACGATCTGCGGGCGCTCGGCGCCGCCGGGTGGGGCGGTCGCGAGGACCTGCTGGTCTGGGCGATCACCGGCGACAGCATCTTCGCGAACGCGAGCGCCGCCGAGGATCTGGGCCTGGGTTTCCCGGTGATCAGCGACTTCCACGCCGGCGTCGCCGACTCCTACGACGTCCGACTCGAGGACTGGCACGGCCACCGGGACATCCCGGGCCGCGGGTTCGCCGTCGTCTCGCCCGACTGGACGGTGCGCCACGCGTGGCAGGCCGATCCCTTCGCGACGCCGAGTCCGCCGCCGCTCGACGCCGTCGCGGCCGCGCTGTCCGATCTCGGCGTCGACGTCGACGCGCCGGCGGTCGAGTACCGCGCCGGTGTCTGA
- a CDS encoding MFS transporter gives MVEDAGDEADERAGSSDAADDDRAGDPDVADDPDAAESVTRVVAKYYLYVASRSEGFIYPIVTLFLLHRELSYAEVGLVNGLFFAGTVAGEIPTGYVADRLGRRNSLIVSSAAVTGVMLWFTIAETVAEFSLLYVVWGVGVTFRSGAGDAWLYDTLDERHTTEAYARIKGRASAAFLLTSAVTSLAGGYVYSIDRVAPFYGAAAVTASGVLILLRFPTTSGGADEERFTAGDAVEIVRTQFLRPPLRSFIVVTAVLLAVPETVDLFVQPISVDLGVPEARLGWLYAGFMLVSAAATYYTGALRDRIGIGGWFAIAPLLVAVPLLATVVAPAAAIPAFFVARAGKSISYALRGQYLNDRLPSLGRATVLSTASLVYGVFIVIGRFVGGALAGALSPTDGLAVMAAAMPAIVAATYAVENPFSASADGSPDPAVDPAADE, from the coding sequence GTGGTCGAGGATGCCGGCGACGAGGCCGACGAACGCGCGGGCAGTTCCGACGCCGCGGATGACGATCGCGCGGGCGACCCCGACGTGGCGGACGATCCGGACGCCGCGGAGTCCGTAACTCGCGTCGTCGCCAAGTACTACCTGTACGTCGCCTCCCGATCCGAGGGGTTCATCTACCCGATCGTCACGCTGTTTCTGCTCCACCGCGAACTGAGCTACGCCGAGGTCGGACTGGTCAACGGGCTCTTTTTCGCGGGGACGGTCGCGGGCGAGATCCCGACGGGCTACGTCGCCGACCGGCTCGGCCGCCGGAACAGCCTGATCGTCTCCAGCGCGGCGGTCACGGGGGTGATGCTCTGGTTTACGATCGCCGAGACTGTCGCGGAGTTCAGCCTGCTGTACGTCGTCTGGGGCGTCGGCGTCACCTTCCGCTCGGGCGCGGGCGACGCCTGGCTCTACGACACGCTCGACGAGCGCCACACCACCGAGGCGTACGCCCGGATCAAGGGCCGGGCGAGCGCGGCGTTCCTGCTGACCTCGGCAGTCACGTCGCTGGCCGGCGGCTACGTCTACTCGATCGATCGGGTCGCGCCGTTCTACGGCGCCGCGGCGGTGACCGCCAGCGGCGTCCTGATTCTGCTGAGGTTTCCGACGACGAGCGGCGGGGCCGACGAGGAGCGGTTCACCGCGGGCGACGCAGTCGAGATCGTCCGGACCCAGTTTCTCCGGCCGCCGCTCAGATCCTTCATCGTCGTGACGGCCGTGCTGCTGGCGGTCCCCGAGACGGTCGACCTGTTCGTCCAGCCGATCAGCGTCGATCTGGGCGTCCCCGAGGCGCGGCTCGGCTGGCTGTACGCCGGATTCATGCTCGTCTCGGCGGCGGCGACGTACTACACCGGCGCGCTACGCGACCGGATCGGGATCGGCGGCTGGTTCGCGATCGCGCCGCTCCTCGTCGCCGTCCCGCTGCTCGCGACGGTCGTCGCGCCCGCGGCGGCGATCCCGGCATTCTTCGTCGCCCGCGCGGGCAAGAGCATTTCCTACGCCCTGCGCGGGCAGTACCTCAACGACCGGCTCCCCTCGCTCGGTCGGGCGACGGTGCTCAGCACGGCGTCGCTCGTCTACGGCGTCTTCATCGTGATCGGCCGGTTCGTCGGCGGCGCGCTCGCCGGCGCGCTCTCGCCGACCGACGGCCTCGCGGTCATGGCGGCCGCGATGCCCGCGATCGTCGCGGCGACGTACGCAGTCGAAAACCCGTTCTCGGCGTCCGCCGACGGCTCCCCGGACCCGGCTGTCGATCCGGCTGCCGACGAGTAG
- a CDS encoding translation initiation factor IF-2 subunit beta → MDYEEQLDRALSETPDIEGSGERFSVPDPDVRQEGNATVYENFQTTVDRLGRDEERVVKFLQNELGTSGHIDESGRARLTGEFRESRIDDALDAYAEEYVLCPECGLPDTQLERDQGALLLRCEACGARSPVGE, encoded by the coding sequence ATGGACTACGAGGAGCAACTCGATCGGGCACTCTCGGAGACGCCGGACATCGAGGGAAGCGGCGAGCGATTCTCGGTCCCGGATCCGGACGTTCGACAGGAGGGCAACGCCACGGTGTACGAGAACTTCCAGACGACGGTCGACCGGCTCGGCCGCGACGAGGAACGGGTCGTCAAGTTCCTCCAGAACGAGCTCGGCACCAGCGGCCACATCGACGAGAGCGGCCGGGCGCGCCTCACCGGCGAGTTCCGGGAGTCCCGCATCGACGACGCCCTCGACGCCTACGCGGAGGAGTACGTGCTCTGCCCGGAGTGCGGACTGCCGGACACGCAACTGGAGCGCGATCAGGGAGCGTTACTGCTTCGCTGTGAGGCCTGCGGCGCGCGCTCTCCGGTGGGCGAGTAA
- a CDS encoding CBS domain-containing protein, with the protein MVAPPGDGMTVDQIAREDVVTAPRNEDATAVAERMAEADVGAVVITRDGEPAGIVTDRQIATSVGTNGGIERLDAVDLMTEDPITVGTDAGLFELVQTFSGAGVRRLPVVDGDGDLVGIVSLDDLLVLLANEFADVGEVLEDQSARF; encoded by the coding sequence GTGGTAGCGCCGCCCGGGGATGGGATGACCGTCGACCAGATCGCTCGCGAGGACGTGGTAACGGCGCCGAGAAACGAGGACGCCACGGCGGTCGCCGAGCGGATGGCCGAGGCCGACGTGGGCGCGGTCGTGATCACCCGCGACGGCGAACCGGCGGGGATCGTCACCGACCGCCAGATCGCGACGAGCGTCGGGACCAACGGAGGAATCGAGCGCCTCGACGCAGTCGATCTGATGACCGAGGATCCGATCACAGTCGGGACCGACGCCGGCCTGTTCGAACTCGTCCAGACGTTCAGCGGCGCGGGCGTTCGGCGTCTGCCCGTCGTCGACGGCGACGGCGATCTGGTGGGCATCGTCTCGCTCGACGACCTGCTGGTCCTGCTCGCGAACGAGTTCGCGGACGTCGGCGAAGTGCTCGAAGACCAGTCGGCGCGGTTCTGA
- a CDS encoding transcription initiation factor IIB: MSDTDTRTSVRETETETATESAGECPECEGSVVHDEEHGETACEDCGLIVEEDEIDRGPEWRAYDARERAEKSRVGAPSTKLIHDEGLSTNIGWQDRDGYGRTLSADQRRRAQRLRKWNERYRTRDSKDRNLRQALGEIDRMASALGLPKDIRETASVIYRRALDENLLPGRSIEGVATASLYAAARQAGTPRSLDELEGVSRVGRRELTRTYRYVCRELGLEVEPTKPEQYLPRFTSALELDEDVERRARSLLETARREGLHSGRSPVGLAAAAVYASSLLTNRKVTQEEVGEAASVSEVTIRNRYTELLDVVEE; this comes from the coding sequence ATGAGCGACACAGACACGCGAACGAGCGTCCGAGAGACGGAAACCGAGACCGCGACCGAGTCGGCCGGCGAGTGCCCCGAATGCGAGGGCAGCGTCGTTCACGACGAAGAACACGGGGAGACCGCCTGCGAAGACTGCGGGCTGATCGTCGAGGAAGACGAGATCGACCGCGGCCCCGAATGGCGGGCCTACGACGCGCGGGAACGCGCCGAGAAGTCCCGCGTCGGCGCGCCGTCGACGAAACTGATCCACGACGAAGGGCTCTCGACGAACATCGGCTGGCAGGACCGGGACGGGTACGGTCGGACGCTTTCGGCGGATCAGCGTCGACGCGCCCAGCGACTCCGGAAGTGGAACGAACGGTACCGGACGCGGGATTCGAAAGACCGGAACCTCCGGCAGGCACTCGGCGAGATCGACCGCATGGCCAGCGCGCTCGGGTTGCCCAAGGACATCCGCGAGACCGCCAGCGTGATCTACCGCCGCGCGCTCGACGAGAATCTGCTGCCCGGCCGCTCGATCGAGGGCGTCGCGACGGCGTCGCTGTACGCCGCCGCCCGGCAAGCGGGCACGCCCCGAAGTCTCGACGAGCTCGAAGGGGTGAGTCGCGTCGGTCGACGGGAGTTAACCCGAACGTACCGGTACGTCTGCCGCGAACTGGGGTTGGAAGTCGAGCCGACGAAGCCCGAACAGTACCTGCCGCGGTTCACGTCGGCGCTCGAACTCGACGAGGACGTCGAGCGGCGCGCGCGGTCGCTGCTGGAAACCGCTCGTCGGGAAGGACTCCACAGCGGACGCAGCCCCGTCGGGCTGGCGGCCGCCGCGGTGTACGCGTCGTCGCTGCTGACCAACCGCAAGGTGACCCAGGAGGAAGTCGGCGAAGCGGCGTCGGTCAGCGAGGTCACCATCCGGAACCGGTACACGGAACTGCTCGACGTCGTCGAGGAGTGA